The Arachis ipaensis cultivar K30076 chromosome B10, Araip1.1, whole genome shotgun sequence DNA window AACATACACTTGATAAGACATATTATTGTTACATGCAAACTATTTGAATAATTGTTAATTATTATCGTTATTATGTAAAAACTAATCTGCACTTAGTTATAAATCACAATAATTACgtgattttttttctttgaattatACAAATTCAGGATTGTATCCCGAAATACACTTTTGCTTGCaataatttattttatcaattcaaataaaatttacTATTGTTTACCTTGCTCAaattttatcttttatctttctctataaaaaaaatacttaataagttgttctaatttattttattaattttcatTACCCTTCTGTACTTGCCCTGAGAAAACAAAAATCAACTCGAACTCTATCATGTATTATTTAGATCATCAACCCCTCTCCTGTTCCCCAAACACCCCGTTCCAGTGGAACAAAACAAACGATGTCGAGCCAAGAGCACTCCCATTTCCATATACTCGAAAAAATAGTGGATAGAAGAATCCACAGCTAATCTAATTATGTCTTTCAAGCCGCACGTTGCTTTTATCGTTTCGAACCAAGTTTTATTTGGATCCAGTATGTAATTGAATTGATTCAATTCTGGAATTGTGAATAGTTTTTGATTCAATCGATACATAATAACCCATCCTTTTTACTTCTTGGTTTTTTGACGCATGTCAGCAAAAAGTCTCCCTATTTGTATTACTATAAAGATATAAAGATAAAGATGAGCGCTACGTCAGCAAAAAGTCTCTCTATTTATATTACTATAAAGATAAATTGActttgattttaatttaatttaaagggCAAGTTACTTAAATAAATAGATTAGAGAAAACGTTTACCTGAATGTGCAAAACTGGTTCTTGTTACCTGCATGTGCAAAAAGCCATTTCTATGTAAACCGTGGCAACCCACCACGGTTTCAAAACGTGCGTAAACCGTGGAGATCCACAGCGGATTATGGTTGAAAAAAATATAGTGTAAACCGTGGTAGGTCACCACGGTTTACTAAGGAGAAATTGCGTGCATAAACCGTGGAgagtcaccacggtttatgaagaaagTTGTTTGCACATAAAACCCTGtgggtcaccacggtttatgtgTGTGTGGCTATATAAGTAATCCGTGGAAGGGTAGGATGGATCATTtggtaaataacaaaaaaaaaggaagTTGTTGTTGTGTTGAGAGGATTTGGCAAAACTTTGGAGGTTTGAAGGAGAAGTGGGTGGTGGAGCCAATGGAAGGTGAGGATCGCTTGTACCGACTAAATGGTGTCGCTCACGTGGCAGGATATATCGACGAAGAGGTTAGTTACTGTTACTgtcgttattattgttattaaaatTCATACTAATATAGCAATTGATATTATTAGGGATATTGttagtaaaaatattttattatgtttATTTGTATTGTTATTCTGATTAATGTTATTTACATAAATATTGATATTATTATGGTTACTGTCAATCCAAATGTGAGGCATTTATTAATATTGTCTACTGAATAATGCATATTTTATTATGCTTATTTATCTTGTAAGTCTGGTTAAtagtatttttctaaaatattttgttataaatgtaaatattttattgaataatatttttttcctgTATTTATATTGTTATAATGAATGCATAGTATTCGTAGCTTCACGGTGTATTACACACTAAGAGAATCAATGAATTTAATGTGACGAGTCTAATAATTTTTACGAaaattatgtttggtgttgtttgTAATGGTTGTATGTTAAGGGATTTTGTTACCCATGTTTTGCAGCCTAGTAGGGTTATTAGCGCCGTTAGGAGGCAGCAGAATATGCCCTTACATGACCGGATTATATCGTAtctggagactgtcggcttgtaTCATCTGGCTAGGCTAAACAGTCAGTGGTTCTGGGTTGATGAGTCTCTCCTTAGCGCATTTATTGAGCGGTGGCGTCCAGAGACCCACACGTTCCATATGCCATTTGGTGAGTGCACCATTACTTTACAGGATGTTGCGTATCAGCTGGGTTTGCCGATTGATGGTGTGCCCGTTAGTGGGTGCTTGACTGAGTTTGAGAATCTGATGGAACACGGTAGACCAGCATGGGTGTGGTTTCGGGAGTTGTTCGGGGAGTTACCTCCACAGAGTAAAATCAAGCAGATGACAGTGTGCTACACATGGTTCCACGAGAGGTTCCGGGTTCTCCCTGCAGATGCTACTGATGAGACCGTGCGTGTATACGCACGCGCTTATATCCTGATGCTGTTGTCGTCTCAGCTGTTTGCGGACAAGAACGCAAACAGGGTTCACCTTTGCTGGTTGCCTTATTTGGCATTGTTGGACGACTTGGGCAGATATAGCTGGGGCTCCGTTGCACTGGCCTGGTTGTATAGGTGTCTTTGTCGTGGTACAAATAGGAACGTCGTTAACTTGGCTGGGCCGCTACAGCTACTACAGTCTTGGATTTTCTGGAGGTTTCCCACTCTGAGGCCCACTGGTTTTGACCGGTTCGGGTTTCCTCTTGCTTCTAGGTAGGGTTTAGTATTATccgttaataaattttaaatacatCATGTGTTATGGTTTGTTTTGACAtcatttcaattaaaattttaggtGGGCTGAGTTTGTGCCGAGCGAAGGATGGTAGGGGTGGGGACCGGTGGTTTCCTTCATATTATCAGGAGTGGCACCAGCATTGGGAGGACAGGCTTCGGTCAATCATATGGGTCGATCGAGTCATCGACCCTGGTCCATCAGCAGAGTACCTGGAGTGGTGGTGCCGTGTGGCGCACAGGTTCCTATCCCCAGATGTAGCATTTCAGGATCCGAGGCCGATTGTGCTGACTGAGGAGGCGCGTCACAGAGGGTCGTCGCAGGCACCTCCTAGAGTGCACGTTTATGACAGACCAGATAACAGACGAGTCGATCGGCGCTGCCGTATAGGGACCCGGACCACCGATCGCGAGTGGAGGGAGTTTGCGGACCATTTGGAGGAGGATGTTCCTGGAGCTGAGCCTGGGGATGCAGTGGACTACCGTGTTCCTTGACGTAGAGGCAGACGGCCACCTGCGCGGCCTAACCGTCGAGGTGCGCCTGACAAAGGACCATCCGAGCAGGGGGACGGCAGTCATCACGTGCCCGGTGAGGAGGTAGTTGGATCAGCATCAGCTATGGATCGGCTGACGTTCGAGGTGGGTACTAGCTCTCAGCTGTTTGGGAACGTTAGCCCACATGCTTTTGCTGAGTTTACTACCGCGGCTGTCGGGATGGACATTGATGATCCTGTTACTCAGTCCGAGTTCTACATGGACATAGCAGACATGCTTAGGGATGATGATGATACCCATTATAGGCCACAGATGCCTGAGAAGCATGCCCAGTTTGCTGATCAGCAGCCCAGGAGTGACGATGTTCAGGCTCAGTTGGCAGTGGACCTCAACGAGCCTGTAGTTTCTCCGTCTGACCCATGGTTTGCGTTAGGAGGGACACCTGCCTCTGCTTTCAGCGCCGTTCCCGCACAGCCCTCAGCACCAGCAGCAGATCACAGACCTAGGCGTGTGAGGCGTCCTCCTTTGTGTGGTACCGGAGGTCACCTGCTTGGCCAGTTCGACGATGATGACAGTGACACCATTGAGGATTCTGATTAGTTATGTTATATGTTCCTGTCCGTTAGAGACTTTGTTATTTTATGTATTGAGCATGCTACTTAGTGTTTATGGCTTTCAGACTTATGTTaaatgttatttttcttttaaccAATCAGTTTGACCGATTTCAGCTTCTTTGATATGTAGCTCTACGGTTTATATTATAATGCACAATATGAACGATACATTAATAGGTAAAATAACAGGAATTTATTCATCTGAAATTTTTGCATTAGATAAACATGTTGACAGTCACAGACTTAACCAACCATACATTACTAACATTATCTAGACCCTGATGCAACTGAAACATCATAGACTGCATAATACACGACATGAGATCTACGCATCCCCTCCACCACTCTGTCTTCGTTGGTGATAGTTCCTCCGCGTATGCCCAGGCTGACGGCATAGTCCACATCGCTTCGGCTGGTTCTCCTGAGACTGATCCATACTTCCACGGATCCTGGTTGCCTTTGGACGACCTTCCTTTGCACGCCGCATATTAGGGTCAGGAATGATGGTAGGCCCAGCATATGGAGGCCATAGTCCTTCAGGGATAGGTGGGAGAAACCCCTCCTTGTAAACGTTGAACACCTCACTCATACGATACACCTCGTGAACATATGACGCCCAGTTAAGCCGGGAGTAGGCGCAACACGCAATGGCGTGGCAACAAGGATAATGCAGCGCCTGAAAGTGGCCACAGTCGCATCGGTGATCTTTAAGGGAAACTCTATAGCTGCCCAGGGAGAAGTTGCCGGTTGGTGTTGTCTCCGCGACGGTGTACTCGGACTGCTGCCTGTCATATAATGTCACAGTGAAGCACCTCGAGTCTCTTAGGTTCCGATCAATAGACTTTACCAAGGCCTGACAGAATTCATGCCCAGATCCGAGTTGTGCCTCTGCTGTCTGTCCCCGTACTACAAATAGCTGAGCAAGCCTCCCGTAGGTTGACTTAACCAAAGATGTGACCGGCAGGTTGCGAGTTCCCTTTAGCACGGAGTTCACACATTCACTGATGTTTGTGGTCATGTGCCCGAACCGTCGACCAGCATCCTCATGTTGGGTCCATTTGTCATACTCCATCCGGTTGGCCCAGTCACACATTGCTGGATTCTCAGTCCGCATGATGTCAAACCAGTAGTAAAACTCAGCCTCAGTCTTTGCGTAGGCAACATTCACCAACAGCCTCCTGGAGTCCTTACCTTTGAACGTTAGGGCGAAATTCGCAACCACATGCCTAATACAGTAGGCCCGAAACGCCCGAGGAGGCAGCCACCCAGTCTCAAGTGCCTCAAGCGCTGCCTTGATCCCATTATGCCTGTCAGAGATAACAAGGATACCCTCCTGAGGAGTCACATGCTCTCGGAGATTGGACAAGAAGAATGACCACGACTCTGCATTTTTGCCCTCCACAAGGGCAAATGCTATCGGGAGGATGTTCGAGTTCCCGTCCTGAGCTATCGCCAACAGCAGCGTCCCTCCATACTTCCCATACAAGTGGGTACCATCAATACTGACGAGGGGCTTGCAATGCCGGAATGCCTCGATACAGGGTGGAAATGTCCAGAATAGCCGGTGAAAGTACTCGGTGGACTCATCAACCCCACCACCAATCCGAACAGGAGACGTCTTCAGCACCGTGATTGTTCCCGGCATTGTCGCCTGGATCCCTAGCATCCAATGTGGCAACTCCGCGTAAGACTCTTCCCAATCTCCATATATTTCTGCCACTGCCTTCTGCTTAGCCATCCAAACCTTCCTGTAACTAGGCCTGAAACCGTAATCAGCTTCTGTCGCTTGTTGAAGTACCTTTACCGTAACCGCAGTATCTGCCCTAACCATAGGAAGAATCCTCGCACAGATAACGTGGTAATCCAGCTGACAGTGATCACTTGAAATAGAAGTTGTGAGGCATGTGTGTGGCCCGTTGTACCTCCTAACCTCTCAAGTCCCCTTTCGTGTACGAAGCGCTACACGAATCAACCAACTACAACCCTTGCCGAATTCCTTGCATTTTCCATGATACTTCAAATGATCCGATTCAATGACTCTGTACTCAACACCTCGCCGGATGCTATATTCCTTTACACTCAGCACAGCTTCATCTTTACTCTGGAATGATTGcccaatctgaaattctgcagaaGATCCCCCCACTCTGTTACCACTGTCTTCCTGTTGACCAAGAGCTTCCAAGTTTAGTGTCGAGAAGTGTGTAGGGTAGTGATGAGAACCAGAACTTGATGGCCTATGCTGCGCATGTGGATTGCCACGTGTGTCATCGTCGCTGTCACCATCGATATCAACAGGCTCCTGGTCAGACTCATCGTCACGCATTGCATTCTCTACTTGATCAGGTCCACCAAAGTCTTCGATATAAGGTACGAGGCCACCACCGGTGCCCACAATGTGCGGAGGCTCAATGACTGCTGCATTCTCCAAAGGTATAGAACCAACAACCTCCGTTCGGTCTAAATCAGCCGCAAACG harbors:
- the LOC107620565 gene encoding uncharacterized protein LOC107620565 produces the protein MVRADTAVTVKVLQQATEADYGFRPSYRKVWMAKQKAVAEIYGDWEESYAELPHWMLGIQATMPGTITVLKTSPVRIGGGVDESTEYFHRLFWTFPPCIEAFRHCKPLVSIDGTHLYGKYGGTLLLAIAQDGNSNILPIAFALVEGKNAESWSFFLSNLREHVTPQEGILVISDRHNGIKAALEALETGWLPPRAFRAYCIRHVVANFALTFKGKDSRRLLVNVAYAKTEAEFYYWFDIMRTENPAMCDWANRMEYDKWTQHEDAGRRFGHMTTNISECVNSVLKGTRNLPVTSLVKSTYGRLAQLFVVRGQTAEAQLGSGHEFCQALVKSIDRNLRDSRCFTVTLYDRQQSEYTVAETTPTGNFSLGSYRVSLKDHRCDCGHFQALHYPCCHAIACCAYSRLNWASYVHEVYRMSEVFNVYKEGFLPPIPEGLWPPYAGPTIIPDPNMRRAKEGRPKATRIRGSMDQSQENQPKRCGLCRQPGHTRRNYHQRRQSGGGDA
- the LOC107620563 gene encoding uncharacterized protein LOC107620563; this translates as MTLSDLKNSILEKLGVLGSKWVKKLFYKIPMAVVSTGVQYETFAVKADEDIRVLFYCVRSFPEIRIYELFAKLEVGVDSSGASAPVPCLAAAGGVSSSMPAVRPYLPPVQSPSFAADLDRTEVVGSIPLENAAVIEPPHIVGTGGGLVPYIEDFGGPDQVENAMRDDESDQEPVDIDGDSDDDTRGNPHAQHRPSSSGSHHYPTHFSTLNLEALGQQEDSGNRVGGSSAEFQIGQSFQSKDEAVLSVKEYSIRRGVEYRVIESDHLKYHGKCKEFGKGCSWLIRVALRTRKGT